Proteins encoded by one window of Nocardioides euryhalodurans:
- a CDS encoding ABC transporter permease has protein sequence MSEATPVVTASPEGLAGPSTVDLGRARGQVLRQLVRNPMGIVGGALLLLVVATAVLAPLLAPYSPSEVHFDTPFQRPFTVGFPLGTDDLGRDVLSRIVYGTRVSLLVGLLSVLLAVLVGTPLGLLAGYWGWLDVLVSRLTDLTLAFPFLIIAVGLAAINGPSVTNAAIALGIAQVPTMVRVVRAETLRFKEQEFVLAARSLDASGPRILAQHILPNALPAVIVQATVIMPVAVIGEALLSFLGLGIQPPTPSLGIMLSDAQQYIFRAPTAAIFPGLAIAVICLGFNLFGDALRDALDPTTRKR, from the coding sequence ATGAGCGAGGCAACCCCTGTCGTGACCGCCAGCCCGGAGGGCCTCGCCGGCCCCAGCACCGTCGACCTCGGCCGGGCGCGCGGCCAGGTGCTCCGGCAGCTGGTCCGCAACCCGATGGGCATCGTCGGCGGCGCACTGCTGCTGCTGGTGGTCGCCACCGCCGTGCTGGCGCCGCTGCTGGCGCCGTACTCCCCCTCGGAGGTCCACTTCGACACCCCGTTCCAGCGGCCCTTCACCGTCGGCTTCCCGCTCGGCACCGACGACCTGGGCCGCGACGTGCTGTCGCGGATCGTGTACGGGACCCGGGTCTCGCTGCTCGTCGGCCTGCTGTCGGTCCTGCTCGCCGTCCTCGTCGGCACCCCGCTCGGCCTGCTGGCGGGTTACTGGGGCTGGCTCGACGTCCTGGTGAGCCGGCTGACCGACCTGACCCTGGCCTTCCCGTTCCTGATCATCGCGGTCGGCCTCGCGGCCATCAACGGCCCGTCGGTGACCAACGCCGCGATCGCCCTGGGCATCGCCCAGGTCCCGACGATGGTGCGCGTGGTGAGGGCCGAGACGCTGCGCTTCAAGGAGCAGGAGTTCGTGCTGGCGGCCCGCAGCCTGGACGCCTCCGGACCGCGCATCCTGGCCCAGCACATCCTCCCGAACGCGCTCCCGGCCGTGATCGTGCAGGCCACGGTGATCATGCCGGTGGCGGTGATCGGCGAGGCGCTGCTGTCCTTTCTCGGGCTCGGCATCCAGCCGCCGACGCCGAGCCTCGGGATCATGCTCTCGGACGCCCAGCAGTACATCTTCCGGGCACCGACCGCGGCGATCTTCCCCGGGCTCGCGATCGCGGTGATCTGCCTGGGGTTCAACCTCTTCGGCGACGCCCTCCGCGACGCCCTCGACCCGACGACCAGGAAGCGCTGA
- a CDS encoding ABC transporter permease: MARYLLHRLWQSLVTLFLASVVVFVGVRALPGDPALALAGEEADPATLAAVRADLGLDQPLVVQYGAFVKNLFRGDLGTSIATGTPVTDLIATTLPVTLWLSLYALTVAVVIGIGAGVVAAVHRGRWPEWIANGFTLIGLSVPSFWLGILAILYLAVGLRWFPASGYVPVLEEPLRGLYYLTLPALVLGTALAAVIMRQTRSSMLETLSADYVRTARAKGMRERRVLSRFALRNSMIVVVTIIGLQLGGLVSGAVVTERIFGLPGFGKLTLDSVFTRDYPVIQAVVIITTLAYIVINLGIDVLYSLINPRIRVGGKA; encoded by the coding sequence ATGGCGCGCTACCTGCTCCACCGGCTCTGGCAGTCGCTGGTGACCCTCTTCCTCGCCTCGGTCGTGGTGTTCGTGGGCGTCCGTGCCCTCCCCGGCGACCCGGCGCTCGCGCTGGCCGGGGAGGAGGCAGACCCGGCGACCCTCGCCGCCGTCCGCGCCGACCTCGGCCTCGACCAGCCCCTCGTCGTCCAGTACGGCGCGTTCGTCAAGAACCTCTTCCGGGGCGACCTCGGGACCTCCATCGCCACCGGCACGCCCGTGACCGACCTGATCGCGACCACGCTGCCGGTCACCCTGTGGCTGTCGCTGTACGCGCTCACGGTCGCGGTGGTGATCGGCATCGGGGCCGGCGTCGTGGCGGCCGTGCACCGCGGCCGGTGGCCCGAGTGGATCGCCAACGGCTTCACCCTGATCGGTCTCTCGGTGCCGAGCTTCTGGCTGGGGATCCTCGCGATCCTCTACCTCGCGGTGGGGCTGCGGTGGTTCCCCGCCTCCGGCTACGTCCCGGTCCTCGAGGAGCCGTTGCGCGGGCTCTACTACCTGACCCTCCCCGCGCTGGTGCTCGGCACGGCACTGGCGGCGGTCATCATGCGGCAGACCCGCTCCTCGATGCTGGAGACACTCTCCGCCGACTACGTGCGCACCGCCCGCGCCAAGGGGATGCGGGAGCGCCGGGTGCTGAGCCGGTTCGCGCTGCGCAACTCGATGATCGTCGTGGTGACGATCATCGGCCTGCAGCTGGGCGGCCTGGTGTCCGGCGCGGTGGTGACCGAGCGCATCTTCGGCCTCCCGGGCTTCGGGAAGCTGACCCTCGACTCGGTGTTCACCCGCGACTACCCCGTGATCCAGGCGGTCGTGATCATCACGACGCTCGCCTACATCGTCATCAACCTGGGGATCGACGTCCTCTACTCCCTGATCAATCCCCGGATCCGAGTGGGAGGCAAGGCCTGA
- a CDS encoding ABC transporter substrate-binding protein: MPARTATAALAGLTLLLVGCYPVQPRAATPERPDVTTVSAEGTSVEDGGDLVMGLSADPDQLDPTTSSSLYTRYVMSSICEKLYDIDAEGELVPQLATALPELRDDGRTVRIPLRTGVEFADGTPFDAAAVRTSLERHLTKEDSARAAEMGPVKEVAMVDDRTVELRYDQPFGPITASLADRAGMIMSPTALEELGDDFGNAPVCVGPFRFVERVPATEIRVERDPRYYAADEVRLDSITYRIMTDANIRAANLRSGDVQVVDSVSPTSIESLLREPGIGLLQTGSLGYQGITFNVGNADGVGEPPGEVDSPLADDRRVRQAFELSLDRAALVNSVFDNWFQPACSPISPETSFATKASNACPPYDPERSLELLEEAGLETPVQLSMKVSNTPDTLRLAQAIQGSVAKGGFEIEIEPVEYTTLLDAQTRGDFQLLQLGWSGRIDPHGNMYSFLATGQSSNYSGYSDPTVDRLLKKAARQVGTAERAETYGEVVRLVHRDDPLIYLYRQRNLTAYSEDVVGVSTYADGVVRLSRAGFVEGDD, encoded by the coding sequence ATGCCCGCCCGGACCGCGACAGCAGCACTCGCCGGTCTCACCCTGCTGCTCGTCGGCTGCTACCCCGTCCAGCCCCGCGCCGCGACGCCGGAGCGCCCCGACGTCACCACCGTCAGCGCCGAGGGAACCTCCGTGGAGGACGGCGGGGACCTGGTGATGGGCCTCTCCGCGGACCCCGACCAGCTGGACCCGACGACGTCCTCCTCCCTGTACACGCGCTACGTCATGAGCTCGATCTGCGAGAAGCTCTACGACATCGACGCCGAAGGCGAGCTGGTCCCCCAGCTCGCGACCGCCCTGCCCGAGCTCCGCGACGACGGCCGCACCGTCCGCATCCCTCTCCGCACCGGGGTCGAGTTCGCCGACGGCACGCCGTTCGACGCGGCGGCGGTCCGCACCAGCCTCGAGCGCCACCTCACCAAGGAGGACTCGGCGCGCGCCGCGGAGATGGGACCGGTGAAGGAGGTCGCCATGGTCGACGACCGCACCGTCGAGCTCCGCTACGACCAGCCGTTCGGCCCGATCACGGCCTCGCTCGCCGACCGGGCCGGGATGATCATGTCGCCGACGGCGCTCGAGGAGCTCGGTGACGACTTCGGCAACGCCCCGGTCTGCGTGGGGCCCTTCCGGTTCGTGGAGCGGGTGCCGGCCACCGAGATCCGCGTCGAGCGGGACCCCCGCTACTACGCGGCCGACGAGGTCCGCCTCGACTCGATCACCTACCGGATCATGACCGACGCCAACATCCGCGCCGCCAACCTCCGTTCCGGCGACGTGCAGGTCGTCGACTCGGTCTCGCCGACCTCGATCGAGTCGCTGCTGCGAGAGCCCGGCATCGGCCTCCTGCAGACCGGGTCGCTGGGCTACCAGGGCATCACCTTCAACGTCGGGAACGCCGACGGGGTCGGGGAACCGCCGGGCGAGGTGGACTCCCCCCTCGCCGACGACCGCCGGGTCCGCCAGGCCTTCGAGCTCTCGCTGGACCGTGCGGCGCTGGTGAACTCGGTGTTCGACAACTGGTTCCAGCCGGCCTGCTCGCCGATCTCACCCGAGACGAGCTTCGCGACCAAGGCCAGCAACGCGTGCCCGCCGTACGACCCGGAGCGCTCGCTCGAGCTGCTCGAGGAGGCCGGCCTCGAGACGCCCGTGCAGCTGTCGATGAAGGTCTCCAACACCCCCGACACCCTCCGGCTCGCGCAGGCCATCCAGGGCAGCGTCGCCAAGGGCGGCTTCGAGATCGAGATCGAGCCGGTCGAGTACACCACCCTGCTCGACGCCCAGACCCGCGGCGACTTCCAGCTGCTGCAGCTCGGCTGGTCGGGACGGATCGACCCCCACGGCAACATGTACTCCTTCCTCGCCACCGGCCAGTCCTCGAACTACTCCGGCTACAGCGACCCCACGGTCGACCGGCTCCTGAAGAAGGCCGCCCGGCAGGTCGGGACCGCCGAGCGCGCGGAGACGTACGGCGAGGTGGTCCGCCTCGTCCACCGGGACGACCCGCTGATCTACCTCTACCGGCAACGCAACCTCACCGCCTACTCCGAGGACGTCGTGGGTGTCTCGACGTACGCCGACGGGGTGGTGCGGCTCAGCCGGGCCGGCTTCGTGGAGGGAGACGACTGA
- a CDS encoding dioxygenase, with product MPALYLGHGAPPLLDDPVWSGQLAAWAADLPRPKAILIVSAHWESAPVMLSASHAPLVYDFGGFAPKYYQMTYETPDASALAQRVAAMMPATEPVHQHVSRGLDHGAWVPLRIMYPEADIPVLQMSLPTQDPARLLALGERLRPLRDEGVLVIGSGFLTHGLPFLTEFRIDAAVPGWSSDFDAWAGEALARGDVDALAAYGSQAPGMPYAHPTVEHYTPLFVTLGAASNPEEPGEQVIDGFWMGLSKRSLQVA from the coding sequence ATGCCTGCGCTGTACCTCGGCCACGGAGCGCCGCCGCTCCTCGACGACCCGGTGTGGTCCGGACAGCTCGCCGCGTGGGCGGCCGACCTCCCCCGCCCGAAGGCGATCCTGATCGTCAGCGCGCACTGGGAGTCGGCGCCCGTGATGTTGTCGGCGAGCCACGCTCCCCTGGTCTACGACTTCGGCGGCTTCGCGCCGAAGTACTACCAGATGACCTACGAGACCCCCGACGCCTCCGCACTCGCCCAGCGGGTCGCCGCGATGATGCCCGCGACCGAGCCGGTGCACCAGCACGTCAGCCGCGGTCTCGACCACGGCGCGTGGGTCCCGCTGCGGATCATGTACCCCGAGGCCGACATCCCGGTCCTGCAGATGTCGCTCCCGACCCAGGACCCCGCCCGGCTGCTCGCCCTCGGCGAGCGCCTCCGCCCGCTGCGCGACGAGGGCGTCCTGGTCATCGGCTCCGGCTTCCTCACCCACGGCCTCCCGTTCCTCACCGAGTTCCGCATCGACGCCGCCGTCCCCGGCTGGTCCTCCGACTTCGACGCCTGGGCCGGCGAGGCGCTGGCGCGAGGCGACGTCGACGCGCTGGCGGCGTACGGCTCTCAAGCGCCCGGGATGCCGTACGCCCACCCCACCGTGGAGCACTACACCCCGCTCTTCGTGACCCTCGGCGCGGCGAGCAACCCCGAGGAGCCGGGCGAGCAGGTCATCGACGGGTTCTGGATGGGGCTGTCGAAGCGGTCGCTGCAGGTCGCCTGA
- a CDS encoding uracil-DNA glycosylase, which produces MSALAGLVDKGLVAPDWAEALAPVDDRIGAMGQFLRDELAAGRPYLPAGDAILRAFEQPLADVRVLVVGQDPYPTPGHPIGLSFAVARDVRPLPGSLRNIYTEIRSDLGLTPPDHGDLTAWTEQGVMLLNRVLTVRPGEPASHRGRGWEEVTSCAIDALVARGGPCVAILWGRDAQTLKGQLGPIPWVESAHPSPLSASRGFFGSRPFSRVDRLLEEQGGAPVAWGRGWE; this is translated from the coding sequence ATGAGCGCGCTGGCCGGCCTGGTGGACAAGGGGCTGGTGGCGCCGGACTGGGCGGAGGCGCTGGCCCCGGTCGACGACCGGATCGGCGCGATGGGGCAGTTCCTGCGGGACGAGCTGGCGGCGGGGCGGCCCTACCTGCCGGCCGGCGACGCGATCCTTCGGGCGTTCGAGCAGCCCCTGGCCGACGTACGCGTGCTCGTGGTGGGGCAGGACCCCTACCCCACCCCCGGCCACCCGATCGGGCTGAGCTTCGCGGTCGCCCGGGACGTCCGGCCACTGCCGGGCAGCCTGCGCAACATCTACACCGAGATCCGCTCCGACCTCGGCCTGACTCCGCCCGACCACGGCGACCTCACGGCGTGGACCGAGCAGGGCGTGATGCTGCTCAACCGGGTGCTGACCGTCCGGCCCGGAGAGCCCGCCAGCCACCGCGGCCGGGGGTGGGAGGAGGTCACGTCCTGCGCCATCGACGCCCTCGTCGCGCGGGGCGGGCCCTGCGTGGCGATCCTCTGGGGCCGCGACGCGCAGACCCTCAAGGGGCAGCTCGGGCCGATCCCGTGGGTCGAGTCGGCCCACCCGTCGCCGCTGTCGGCCAGCCGCGGCTTCTTCGGGTCGCGACCGTTCAGCCGGGTCGACCGGCTGCTCGAGGAGCAGGGTGGCGCACCGGTTGCGTGGGGCCGCGGCTGGGAATAA
- a CDS encoding alpha/beta fold hydrolase — protein sequence MDLIPKPDQVISAAGNVAHKVLYGGLADLRPMPRTLIDDGTLREVYHYRPAAKVREQGDPVLLVTPLAAPSSCFDLRRGCSLVEHLVGQGRPTYVVEYGRVSFKDRNLGMEHWIDEVVPTAVREVSAHAGGRPVHLVGWSLGGIFALLTAADDAALPIASLTVLGAPVDVARVPLVAPLRPLLNATQGRGAITRAYQAIGGAPTPLVRWAFQLSSFQKLVTKPLAVAQNLDDTDFLAQLEAVDRFTDDMLAYPGRTFGQLYHRFVKGNALVEGSFELGDRTIRLSDITAPVLAFGGATDGIAPIAAVNAVVPLLSGAAEVRFEVVPGGHLGMLTGRAARGATWPIIDEWIDQWSAAAGAEPVEPTPARPTEPSRESIGANPTRRYGSGGSRSLARR from the coding sequence ATGGATCTGATCCCCAAGCCCGATCAGGTCATCTCCGCCGCCGGCAACGTCGCGCACAAGGTCCTCTACGGCGGTCTGGCCGACCTGCGGCCGATGCCGCGCACCCTCATCGACGACGGCACGCTGCGCGAGGTCTACCACTACCGGCCCGCCGCCAAGGTCCGCGAGCAGGGCGATCCCGTGCTGCTCGTGACCCCGCTGGCGGCGCCGTCCTCCTGCTTCGACCTGCGCCGCGGGTGCTCGCTGGTCGAGCACCTCGTCGGGCAGGGGCGACCGACGTACGTCGTGGAGTACGGGCGGGTGTCCTTCAAGGACCGCAACCTCGGCATGGAGCACTGGATCGACGAGGTCGTCCCGACCGCGGTCCGCGAGGTGTCCGCCCACGCCGGCGGGCGGCCCGTGCACCTGGTCGGCTGGTCGCTCGGCGGGATCTTCGCGCTGCTGACCGCGGCCGACGACGCCGCGCTCCCGATCGCCTCCCTCACCGTCCTCGGTGCGCCGGTCGACGTGGCGCGGGTGCCGTTGGTGGCGCCGCTGCGGCCGCTGCTCAACGCGACCCAGGGCCGCGGTGCGATCACCCGTGCCTACCAGGCGATCGGGGGCGCGCCGACGCCGCTGGTCCGGTGGGCCTTCCAGCTCTCGTCGTTCCAGAAGCTGGTGACCAAGCCGCTCGCCGTCGCCCAGAACCTCGACGACACCGACTTCCTGGCCCAGCTCGAGGCGGTCGACCGCTTCACCGACGACATGCTCGCCTACCCGGGTCGGACCTTCGGCCAGCTCTACCACCGCTTCGTCAAGGGGAACGCTCTCGTCGAGGGCAGCTTCGAGCTCGGGGACCGGACGATCCGGCTCTCCGACATCACCGCCCCGGTGCTGGCCTTCGGGGGTGCCACCGACGGGATCGCGCCGATCGCGGCGGTCAACGCCGTCGTACCCCTGCTCTCCGGGGCGGCGGAGGTCCGCTTCGAGGTCGTCCCCGGTGGGCACCTCGGGATGCTGACCGGCCGCGCCGCCCGTGGGGCCACCTGGCCGATCATCGACGAGTGGATCGACCAGTGGTCCGCCGCAGCAGGCGCCGAACCGGTCGAGCCCACCCCGGCCCGTCCGACCGAGCCCTCCCGCGAGTCGATCGGCGCCAACCCGACCCGCCGCTACGGCTCGGGCGGGTCGCGCTCGCTCGCTCGCCGATAG
- a CDS encoding alpha,alpha-trehalose-phosphate synthase (UDP-forming), whose amino-acid sequence MPDSAQLVIVANRLPVDRVDLPDGTRGWRRSPGGLVTALDPVMRANDGVWIGWPGGTESDLEPFEDDGLSLVPVSLTEDEIEEFYEGMSNATLWPIYHDVVAKPEFHREWWDSYVTVNRRFAEKAVEVAEEGATVWVHDYQLQLVPQMLRDLRPDLRIGFYLHIPFPPAELFAQLPWRRQILEGLLGADLVGFQMSGGAQNFVRLVRQRVGHKTHRDLVYLPDGRTIRAAAFPISIDAEGFEELARSEGVTKRAAEIREALGEERRVFLGIDRLDYTKGIVARLRAFAELVEEGKLDVDDAVFVQVATPSRERVEQYRILRDEIDRFVGRVNGDLGRIGTPAISYLHSSYPREEMAALYRAADIMVVTPYRDGMNLVAKEYVACRYDDAGALVLSEFAGAADELRQAWQVNPYDINGMKSALLEAFHAPEKDTTRRMRAMRRTVLRKDVAAWARSFLEGLSEIRPEHGKTVRPPRT is encoded by the coding sequence GTGCCCGACTCCGCCCAGCTCGTCATCGTCGCGAACCGACTTCCGGTCGACCGCGTCGACCTGCCGGACGGGACCCGCGGCTGGCGCCGCTCCCCCGGTGGCCTGGTCACCGCCCTCGACCCGGTGATGCGGGCCAACGACGGGGTCTGGATCGGCTGGCCCGGAGGCACGGAGTCCGACCTCGAGCCCTTCGAGGACGACGGCCTGTCGCTGGTCCCGGTCTCCCTCACCGAGGACGAGATCGAGGAGTTCTACGAGGGCATGTCCAACGCCACGCTGTGGCCGATCTACCACGACGTCGTGGCCAAGCCGGAGTTCCACCGCGAGTGGTGGGACTCCTACGTCACCGTCAACCGCCGCTTCGCCGAGAAGGCCGTCGAGGTCGCCGAGGAGGGCGCCACGGTCTGGGTGCACGACTACCAGCTGCAGCTGGTGCCCCAGATGCTGCGCGACCTGCGGCCCGACCTGCGGATCGGGTTCTACCTGCACATCCCGTTCCCCCCGGCCGAGCTCTTCGCCCAGCTCCCCTGGCGCCGCCAGATCCTCGAGGGGCTGCTCGGCGCCGACCTCGTCGGCTTCCAGATGAGCGGCGGGGCGCAGAACTTCGTCCGCCTGGTCCGCCAGCGCGTGGGCCACAAGACCCACCGCGACCTGGTCTACCTGCCCGACGGTCGCACCATCCGGGCCGCTGCCTTCCCGATCTCCATCGACGCCGAGGGCTTCGAGGAGCTCGCCCGCAGCGAGGGGGTGACCAAGCGCGCGGCGGAGATCCGCGAGGCGCTCGGCGAGGAGCGGCGGGTCTTCCTCGGCATCGACCGGCTCGACTACACCAAGGGGATCGTCGCTCGGCTGCGGGCCTTCGCCGAGCTGGTCGAGGAGGGCAAGCTCGACGTCGACGACGCCGTCTTCGTGCAGGTCGCGACCCCGTCCCGCGAGCGCGTCGAGCAGTACCGGATCCTCCGCGACGAGATCGACCGGTTCGTCGGGCGGGTCAACGGCGACCTCGGCCGGATCGGCACCCCGGCGATCAGCTACCTCCACTCCTCCTACCCGCGCGAGGAGATGGCCGCCCTGTACCGGGCCGCCGACATCATGGTCGTGACGCCGTACCGGGACGGGATGAACCTCGTCGCCAAGGAGTACGTCGCCTGCCGCTACGACGACGCCGGCGCGCTGGTGCTCTCCGAGTTCGCCGGTGCGGCCGACGAGCTGCGCCAGGCGTGGCAGGTCAACCCCTACGACATCAACGGCATGAAGAGCGCGCTGCTCGAGGCGTTCCACGCACCCGAGAAGGACACGACGCGACGGATGCGTGCGATGCGCCGGACCGTGCTGCGCAAGGACGTCGCGGCGTGGGCGCGGAGCTTCCTGGAGGGGCTCTCCGAGATCCGGCCCGAGCACGGCAAGACGGTCCGTCCGCCGCGCACCTGA
- a CDS encoding Gfo/Idh/MocA family protein — protein MEPAACRWGILATGRIARDFATNLRAVPGAEVVAVGSRSPGSAEAFAAEHGSPGCRAHGSYDALVADPDVDVVYVASPHAFHLEHARLALEAGKHVLCEKPLALNVAEAEEMLALARTHDRFLMEAMWMTCHPVIRAVADGVHAGRFGTPRQLHADLGFVVEKPPGDRMLDPALGAGALLDMGVYPLTLADLLLGPATTLAATAVLDDRSVDVDVAVAGRHEGGAVSALTASMTSASSRTATLATDAGRIDLPGGFHHPAYAVWTPRDGEPERIEGLGRVLGTGLGNEAAEVARCLAEGLRESPLVPHDRTLRVLRAMDDVRRQVGVRYAADSPVQGGSTGA, from the coding sequence ATGGAGCCAGCTGCCTGCCGGTGGGGGATCCTGGCCACCGGCCGGATCGCCCGCGACTTCGCCACCAACCTCCGCGCGGTGCCCGGCGCCGAGGTGGTGGCCGTCGGCTCCCGCTCCCCGGGGTCCGCCGAGGCCTTCGCCGCCGAGCACGGGTCGCCCGGCTGCCGCGCCCACGGATCGTACGACGCGCTCGTCGCCGATCCCGACGTGGACGTCGTCTACGTCGCCTCGCCCCACGCCTTCCACCTCGAGCACGCCCGGCTGGCGCTGGAGGCCGGCAAGCACGTGCTCTGCGAGAAGCCGCTGGCGCTCAACGTCGCCGAGGCCGAGGAGATGCTGGCCCTGGCCCGCACCCACGACCGCTTCCTGATGGAGGCGATGTGGATGACCTGCCACCCGGTCATCCGGGCGGTCGCCGACGGGGTGCACGCGGGACGCTTCGGCACGCCCCGGCAGCTCCACGCCGACCTCGGCTTCGTCGTGGAGAAGCCTCCCGGCGACCGGATGCTCGACCCGGCCCTCGGTGCGGGCGCGCTGCTCGACATGGGCGTCTACCCCCTGACGCTGGCCGACCTGCTGCTCGGCCCGGCGACGACGCTGGCCGCGACGGCCGTGCTCGACGACCGCAGCGTCGACGTCGACGTCGCCGTGGCCGGGCGGCACGAGGGCGGCGCCGTCTCCGCCCTCACGGCGTCGATGACCTCGGCCTCGTCACGGACCGCGACCCTGGCCACCGACGCGGGACGGATCGACCTGCCCGGCGGCTTCCACCACCCGGCGTACGCCGTCTGGACGCCGCGCGACGGCGAGCCCGAGCGCATCGAGGGGCTCGGCCGGGTCCTCGGCACCGGTCTCGGCAACGAGGCGGCCGAGGTCGCCCGGTGCCTCGCCGAGGGGCTGCGCGAGAGCCCGCTGGTCCCCCACGACCGGACCCTGCGGGTGCTGCGCGCGATGGACGACGTCCGCCGCCAGGTGGGCGTCCGGTACGCCGCCGACTCACCCGTTCAGGGGGGTTCCACCGGCGCATAG
- a CDS encoding DUF3263 domain-containing protein → MDAANAFHGHSDAEQPGLSDRDAAILEFERQWWKYAGAKETAVRDSFDMSSTRYYQVLNALIDRPEALAADPLLVRRLRRLRAARQRQRSARRLGFEL, encoded by the coding sequence ATGGACGCCGCGAACGCCTTCCACGGCCACTCGGACGCCGAGCAGCCGGGACTGAGCGACCGCGACGCAGCGATCCTCGAGTTCGAGCGTCAGTGGTGGAAGTACGCCGGGGCCAAGGAGACGGCCGTCCGCGACAGCTTCGACATGTCGTCGACGCGCTACTACCAGGTCCTCAACGCGCTGATCGACCGGCCCGAGGCCCTTGCGGCCGACCCGCTGCTGGTCCGTCGGCTGCGTCGCCTGCGGGCGGCCCGCCAGCGCCAGCGCTCCGCCCGCCGCCTCGGCTTCGAGCTCTGA
- a CDS encoding LytR C-terminal domain-containing protein: MRIRNQRGVAFPSPVAILSIVAIAMAGITYVATQGEEPTEREVTTVAQPSAEETATAQPQKTVKAKKKPIKAEPQVQRGEVYVEVYNNSGITGLAGTVAGTAAKVGWQVVGTDNWYGTVPSSTVYYPPRLADAAELLALDLDIGRTMPAVGDMNRDRLTVVLTADAA, translated from the coding sequence ATGCGTATCCGCAACCAGCGCGGTGTCGCCTTCCCGTCGCCCGTCGCGATCCTGAGCATCGTCGCCATCGCCATGGCCGGCATCACCTACGTCGCCACCCAGGGCGAGGAGCCGACGGAGCGGGAGGTGACCACGGTCGCCCAGCCGTCCGCCGAGGAGACCGCGACCGCCCAGCCCCAGAAGACCGTCAAGGCGAAGAAGAAGCCGATCAAGGCCGAGCCCCAGGTGCAGCGCGGCGAGGTCTACGTCGAGGTCTACAACAACTCCGGGATCACCGGTCTCGCGGGCACGGTCGCCGGCACCGCTGCGAAGGTGGGCTGGCAGGTCGTCGGCACCGACAACTGGTACGGCACCGTGCCCAGCTCGACGGTCTACTACCCGCCCCGGCTGGCCGACGCCGCCGAGCTGCTCGCCCTGGACCTCGACATCGGTCGCACGATGCCCGCGGTCGGCGACATGAACCGCGACCGCCTCACCGTCGTGCTCACCGCGGACGCCGCCTGA
- the otsB gene encoding trehalose-phosphatase, whose product MEFTSAAAEQRFDELVAAADRCVVGLDFDGVLSPIVDDPARAHIHPDAQQVLVELAEVVRAVAVITGRPARQALALGDLDAVGAELGEHGKELFVFGQYGNERWSSTQRRVISPRPPHGLSTFERDLPAVLRRADAAGAHIEEKGLAVAVHTRRLPDPVAARERLLDPIRELAERHGLVIEPGRNVIEVRSPGMDKGHAVRTLVAEQDAGGFLFAGDDLGDLDAFAAVEELREQGLPTLLVCSLSEEESALASRADVLVKGPEGVLDLLRQVARRAD is encoded by the coding sequence ATGGAGTTCACCTCCGCCGCGGCCGAGCAGCGCTTCGACGAGCTCGTGGCCGCCGCCGACCGCTGCGTCGTTGGTCTCGACTTCGACGGGGTGCTCTCCCCGATCGTCGACGACCCGGCCCGCGCCCACATCCACCCGGACGCGCAACAGGTCCTGGTCGAGCTGGCCGAGGTCGTCCGGGCGGTCGCCGTCATCACCGGCAGGCCGGCCCGGCAGGCGCTCGCGCTCGGTGACCTCGACGCGGTCGGTGCGGAGCTCGGCGAGCACGGCAAGGAGCTCTTCGTCTTCGGCCAGTACGGCAACGAGCGCTGGTCCTCGACGCAGCGCCGCGTGATCTCCCCGCGGCCGCCCCACGGGCTGTCCACCTTCGAGCGCGACCTGCCGGCCGTGCTGCGCCGGGCTGACGCGGCCGGTGCCCACATCGAGGAGAAGGGCCTGGCCGTCGCCGTCCACACGCGCCGGCTCCCGGACCCCGTTGCCGCCCGCGAGCGGCTGCTCGACCCGATCCGGGAGCTCGCCGAGCGCCACGGCCTGGTGATCGAGCCCGGGCGCAACGTGATCGAGGTGCGCTCCCCGGGGATGGACAAGGGGCACGCCGTCCGCACCCTGGTGGCCGAGCAGGACGCCGGGGGGTTCCTGTTCGCAGGCGACGACCTCGGCGACCTCGACGCCTTCGCGGCCGTCGAGGAGCTGCGCGAGCAGGGTCTCCCGACGCTGCTGGTCTGCTCCCTCTCCGAGGAGGAGTCGGCCCTCGCCTCGCGCGCCGACGTCCTCGTCAAGGGCCCCGAGGGCGTCCTCGACCTGCTGCGCCAGGTCGCCCGCCGCGCCGACTGA